In Hippoglossus stenolepis isolate QCI-W04-F060 chromosome 13, HSTE1.2, whole genome shotgun sequence, a single genomic region encodes these proteins:
- the mmadhcb gene encoding metabolism of cobalamin associated Db — MASVLCRRARLVSYLPGLHVLVHRVAGARAFSAAGSSGSDEPHVAITPSDMGLRTVWPDESMGPFGPQDQRFQLPGNVGFDCHMEGITKQKENLAHKMVPDVLSSLSSSERHEFILAQVIVDFDKDVPASSQSVSRAEQYFDNSSVECAIQSCPELLQKDFQSMFPEAPSSGMMVVTVTQKTKNDMTSWCAEVEEEREKMLSKFVDGAQEICCALQKEGFWADFIDPSSGLAFFGSYTNNTLFETDDRYRHLGFQIEDLGCCRMIRHALWGTHVFVGTIFTDAPPSSFIMKKLQGS, encoded by the exons aTGGCCAGT GTGCTGTGCCGTAGAGCCAGGCTGGTCAGTTACCTCCCAGGACTTCACGTGCTGGTGCATCGTGTGGCAGGAGCCAGAGCCTTCTCTGCTGCAGGTTCCTCAGGCTCTGATGAACCACACGTAGCCATCACTCCATCTGATATGG GACTGCGGACAGTGTGGCCTGATGAGAGCATGGGGCCTTTTGGGCCCCAGGACCAGCGCTTCCAGCTGCCTGGTAATGTAGGCTTTGACTGCCACATGGAAGGAATAACAAAGCAGAAGGAGAATCTGGCACACAAGATGGTCCCTGATGTGCTGTCATCCCTGTCCAGTAGTGAGAGACATGAGTTCATACTGGCCCAGGTCATTGTAGACTTT gacaAAGACGTCCCAGCCTCGTCTCAGAGTGTCAGTAGAGCTGAACAGTACTTTGATAATTCCAGTGTGGAGTGTGCTATACAGTCCTGTCCTGAGCTACTACAGAAAG ATTTCCAGTCCATGTTTCCTGAGGCTCCATCCTCTGGTATGATGGTGGTGACAGTAACCCAGAAGACCAAGAATGATATGACATCATGGTGtgctgaggtggaggaggagagagagaagatgctTAGCAAG TTTGTGGATGGAGCCCAGGAGATCTGCTGTGCGCTGCAAAAAGAAGGATTCTGGGCAGACTTTATCGACCCTTCCTCAGGCCTGGCG TTCTTTGGCTCGTACACCAACAACACACTGTTTGAGACCGATGACCGGTACCGTCACCTGGGTTTCCAGATCGAGGACCTGGGCTGCTGCAGAATGATCAGACACGCTCTGTGGGGGACACACGTTTTTGTGGGGACAATATTCACAGACGCACCACCCAGCAGCTTTATAATGAAGAAGCTTCAGGGCAGCTGA